The genomic DNA GTGGCACCGCGGTCACGTTGCCCCCGTGTGCCTGCACCACGGCCCGGACGATGGACAGCCCCAGACCCGCTCCCTTGGCCGAATCCACGCGGTCCGCGTGGAGCCTCCTGAACGGCTCGAACAGACTGTTCACCTCGTACGCCGGGACGTGCTGCCCAGTGTTGGCCACCTGAACAACCAGAGCACCGTCCACCATTCCCGTCCGGAGCCAGACTTTTCCGTTTTCGGGAATGTTGTACTTCACGGCGTTCTCAAGGAGGTTACTGACGGACCGCTCCAGGAGCACCGGATCACCGACGGTAGGCGCGCTGACCAGATCGGTGGTGAGGGTTACCCCGTGCTCCGCGGCGAATGGCGCGACCTGTTCGACGGCCGTCCGGGCGACGTCCTTCACGTCGAGCGGCTTGCGCACGGCCAGCTCGCGTTCGCTCCTGGCGAGCAGCAGGAGTCCTTCGATGAGCTTCTCGTTGCGGGCGTTGACCTCCAGCAGGGTACGGCCCAGCGCTTTGAGGTCCTCGGACGCCTCCGGGTCGGACAGCGCGATCTCCAGAACCGTCCGGTTGATGGTGAGCGGGGTGCGCAGCTCGTGCGAGGCGTTGGCGACGAAGCGGCGCTGGGTGTCGAAGGCGACGTTGAGCCGGGTGAGCATGTCGTCGAAGGTGTCGGCCAGCTCCTTCAGCTCGTCGTCGGGGCCCTGCAGGTCGATGCGCTGGTGGGCGAGGTTGCTGTCGGAGAGCTTGCGCGCGGTGGTGTTCATCTTGGCGACGGGCCGCAGGGCGCGGTCGGCGACGAAATAGCCGAGGATGACGGCCAGGATGCCGACGCCGACGAGGGCGAGGATGGAGCTGCGGACCAGGGTCTCGCGCGCCGACCGCACCGCGTACTGCTGCGCCGCCTTCCACTGGAGCTGCGCCTGCAGCTCGTCGCGGGGGTCGAGGCCGAGATCGGTCAGGTCGAGCGGCAGCCACGCCTCGTCGATCGCGCTGCCGACGATCAGGTAGATCGAGAACAGCAGCACGCCGGCCGCGACGAGGAACAACCCGCTGTAGGTGAGCGTGAGCCGCCAGCGGATGCTGACCTTGGCGGGCAGCTCCCGCACGCGTTCGCGTGCCGTCCGCTGGAGGGGGTTGTGGGTGGGCGGCGGGGGGCCGTCCCAGGCGGGAGGGCCGCTGGGCGGCGGGGCCTGCACCCGCGTCGCCTTGCGCTCCGAATGGGGGCTGATCATGGGGTGCGTGGGCACCGCTTCGCGCCCGTCCTGCCGTTCACTCACCGAACCTCCTCCGCCGGCCCCCCCGACGAAGGCGCCGCCTCGGAGGGACGGGATCACAGCTTGTATCCCACTCCGGGCACCGTCTCGATCACCTGAGGGTCGCCCAGCTTCTTGCGCAACGTCATCATCGTCACCCGCACCACGTTGGTGAACGGGTCGATGTTCTCGTCCCATGCCTTGTCCAGCAGGTCCTCCTGGCTGACGACCGCGCCCTCGGCGCGCATCAGCTCCTCAAGGACCGCGAACTCCTTCTTCGTGAGGTTGATCTCCCGCCCGTCACGCTCGACCAGCCGCTTGCCCGGGTCGAGCCGGATGCCGCCGCGCTCCAGCACCGGCGGCAGCGCCGGGGCCGAGCGGCGGCCGAGCGCCCGCACCCGGGCGACCAGTTCGACGAAGACGAACGGCTTGGCGAGGTAGTCGTCGGCGCCGAGGCCGAGCCCCTCCACCTTGTCGTCCACGTCGCCCGAGGCCGTCAACATGAGGATGCGGGAGGCGGTGCGCTGGGCCACCAGCCGGCGGCACACCTCGTCGCCGTGCACGACCGGCAGGTCGCGGTCCAGCACGATCACGTCGTAGTCGATGTAGGAGGTGCGCTCCAGCGCGCCGCCGCCGTCGTAGGCCACGTCCACCGCCATCGCCTCGCGCCGCAGCCCGGTCGCGATCGCGTCGGCGAGCACCCGCTCGTCCTCAACCACCAGCACCCGCACGCCCGATGCACCTCTTTCCGATTCCGCGTTCATTCTGCCCAGCACGTCGATAAGCGCACGGTAAGGCATGTGACGGCGCTCCGGAGCCACCGACGGCCGTCTCATGGCGAATCGGTGGTTTGGGACGGCGACAGGGTTGGGTATGCCTGCTGGACACCCTTGACCGCGTGCGTGGCACCGGTGGGGTCACTTCGCCCCAGAGGTTTCTGTAACCCCCGCAGAAAGTAGGTGAGATGGGCGAGTTCACGACCACGATCGAACACCGCCTCGACCAGGCTTACCAGGGCCTGCGCGAGGCCCGCAGCACCGGCGACGACTACCTCGCCGACACCCTCACCGCCGAGATCGAGGATCTGCGCCGCCTGGCGGACGATCACGGCGTTCCGCTGACCGGCTGACAGACGGCGGCCGGGGCCCTGGGAGGAGGGGGGCCCCGGCCATCGTCATGTCCGGGCGTCATGTCCGGGCGTCATGTCCGGGCGTCATGTCCGGGCGTGATCAGTTCGGACGGAACGGGGTCACGCGTCGCGTTCCGGGTCGAGCGGGACGAGCAGGTCGTGCAGCTCCTCGAACAGGCCGGGCGCCGCGCACAGCACGAGCCCGGAGCCGGCCGGCTCGCCGTTCAGGCCGCCCATCCGGGCCCCCGCCTCGCTCGCCACCAGCCCGGCCGCCGCGTGGTCCCACCGGTTGACGCCCCGCTCGTAGTAGGCGTCCACCCGGCCGGCGGCCACCGAGCACAGGTCCACCGCGCACGAGCCGCCGCGCCGGATGTCGCGCACCCGCGGCAGCACGGCCGCCACCACCTCGCCCTGCACGGCGCGCCGCCCGGCGGCGTAGCCGAACCCGGTCGCCACGAGCGCCCGCCCCAGCGGGACGCCGGTGTTGCAGCGCAGCGTCTCGACGCCGAGCCCCGCCGTCTTCAGGTGGGCGCCCGCGCCGAGCGCCGCGGTGAACACCTCGCCGCGCGGCACGACGTTGACCACGCCCGCGACGATCCGTCCGGCCACCTCGACGGCGATGGAGACCGCCCACTCGGGCAGGCCGTACAGGAAGTTGACGGTGCCGTCGATCGGATCGACGATCCAGCGCACGGCGGAGTCGCCGCCCGCCTCCCCCTCCTCCTCCCCGAGGATCCGGTCGCCGGGCCTGGCCTGCTGGATGCGGGCGCGGATGAGCTGCTCGGACGCCTTGTCCAGGGCGGTGACCACGTCGGTGGGGCTGGACTTGGTCTCGATGTCGCCGGACGCGGTGGACATCGAGGGCCGCTTGGCGAGCAGCATGTCGCCCGCCTCGCGCGCGATGTCCTCGGCCAGCCGCAGGAAGCCGGCCGCGTCGGTGGATTCGGTGCGGTGCGCCATCATGCCACCGAGTCCGGGCGCTTCCACTCCTGGCCCAGCACGTGCTGGGCCAGGAAGGCGAGGACCGTCTCGTACCAGGCGACGACGTTGCCCGGCTTGAGGATCCAGTGGTTCTCGTCGGGGAAGTAGAGGAACTTCGCCTCGGCGCCGGTGCGCTGCAGGTCCCACCACAGGCGCAGCCCCTCGCCGATGGGCACCCGGTAGTCCTTGTCGCCGTGGATGACGAGCATCGGCGTGCGGATCCGGTCGAGGGAGTGGTGGGGGGAGAGCTTGGCGTAGCGCTCGGAGCCCGGCTCGCCGAACTCCCGCTGCCAGTACATGGCGACGTCGGTGGTGCCGGCGAACTGGTCGAGGTGCCACAGGGAGGCGTGGGTGACGACGGCCTTGTAGCGATCGCTGTGCCCGGCGACCCAGTTGGCCATGTAGCCGCCGTACGAGCCGCCCATCGCGCCCAGCCGCTCGCCGTCGACGTCGTCCCTGGCCACGGCCACGTCCACGATGGCGTCGAGGTCGGCCATGGTCCGCGGGCCCCAGTCGCCCCAGCCGCGGTCGATCATGTCCTGGCCGTACCCGGTGGACAGGCACGGGTCGGGCATGAGGACGGCGTAGCCGCGCTGGGCCATGATCCACGACTGCCATCGCCACTGCCAGTCGTTCCAGGAGGCGACGGGGCCGCCGTGGATCCACAGCAGCAGCGGCGCCGGGTGCTCGGCCGAGGCGCCCTCGGGCAGGACGAGCCAGCCCCGGACGGTGGCGCCGTCGTCGGTGGTGGCGGAGATCTCGGTGAGCGCGCCGGGCACCTCGGGGCGCGGCGCGGGCGAGGACAGGTCGGCGATCTCGCCGGTGGCCGTGTCGACGCGGGCCGGGCCCGGTGCCCGATCGACGGCGCTGCGCAGCGCGTACACGAAGCGCCCGTCGGGCGACGGGTTGAGCCCGAGGTAGGCCGAGTCGTCGGTGGTGAGCCGGGTGACCTGGCCGTCGAGCGCGACCCGGAAGACGGGGCGGCGCCCCTGGTGGTCGGCGGCCAGGTAGACGGCCGAGGAGTCGGGCGCCCAGGCGAGGTCCATCGGGAACAGGTCGGGCGCGTGGGCTGCGCCTTCACCGGTGGCCAGGTCGCCGATCCACAGCTCGGAGCGGGCCGAGACGTCGAGGTCGGTGTGCCGGTCGCGGACGCAGGCCACGCGGCCGCCGTCGGGCGAGACCGCGAGCGGACCGGTGAAGTCGTTGCGGTCGTCGGTGAACAGCACGCGCCGCTCGCCGCTCGCGACGTCGATGGCGACGAGCTCGGTGCGGAACTGCCCGAGCGGCAGGTGCACCCGCCAGGTGGCGACCACGGTGGAGCCGTCGGGGGTCAGCTCGAACGACACGTCGCGCAGGCCCTCGCCGGGGTCGGGCGTCAGGTCGCGGACGTCCTCCAGCCGGTCGGCGCCGAGCCGGGCGGCGAACAGCCGGGTGCGGCCGGGGCCGAGGTCATGGTCCCAGTAGCGCACGGGGGCGCTCTCGTGCAGGATCGCGCTGATCCCGGCGTCCTTGCGGGCCTTGCGGCGCTGCTCCTCGGCCTCGGCCTCGCCGTCGAGCACATCGGAGGCGAACACGACCACGTCGCCGGCCGTGCGGACCGCGGAGACGCCGCCGGGGCGGCAGGCCACCTGGCGCGCCTCGCCGCCGGCGCGCGGCAGCAGCCACAGGGCGGGCACCTCGTCGGTGGCGTCCTTGACCGTGGGGTCGGGGCGGGCGGAGGTGAAGAGCAGGTCGCCCGCCGCGGTGAACTCGGCGGCGCTCTCGCCCTTGGCGGACCGGGTCAGCCGGTGGGGCTCGCCGTCGAGGGGGATCGCCCAGAGCGCGGTGCCGTACGACCTGCCGTCGGGGTTGAGTGACTGCACAGCGGAGACCAGCCGGGACCCGTCGGGAGCGAGCTTCAGCGAGAGAACCCGGGGGACGGCCACATAGTCGCGTATGTCGTTGAATGCGCTCACCCGATCGAACCTACCTCGCGGCGTGGACCGTCACCGTCCCGGCATAGGGTTGTCACGTGGGGAATTACGACGCGCTCCTGGTCCTTTCGTTCGGCGGTCCGGAGGGTCCGGGCGACGTGATGCCGTTCCTGGAGAACGTGGTGCGCGGGCGCGGCGTGCCGCGCGAGCGGCTGCTGGAGGTGGCCGAGCACTACCAGGGCTTCGGCGGGATCAGCCCGATCAACCAGCAGAACCGCGACCTGGTCGAGGCGCTGCGCCCGGTGGCGGGCGTGCCGGTCTACTGGGGCAACCGCAACTGGCGCCCGTTCGGCGAGGACACCGTGCGGCGCATGCGCGACGACGGCGTGCGCAGGGCGGCGGTCTTCGCCACCTCGGCGTTCGCCGGCTACTCCGGTTGCCGCCAGTACTACGAGGACATCGCCAGGATCTCCGTCGAGGGCGGCCCCGAGCTGGTCAAGATGCGCCACTTCGGCGACCATCCGGGGTTCGTCGAGGCGATGGCCGACCACACCCGGCAGGCGCTCGCCAGGCTGGGCCGCGACGACGCCCGCCTGGTGTTCACCGCGCACAGCATCCCGGTCGGCATGGCGCGCAGCGCCGGGCCCGAGGGCGGCCTGTACGAGGCGCAGCTGCGCCGCTCGGCCGAGCTGGTCAACGAGGCGCTCGGCCGCGGCGAGCCCTGGGACCTGGTGTGGCAGTCGCGCAGCGGCCCGCCGCAGGTGCCGTGGCTGGAGCCCGACGTGTGCGACCACCTGAGCAAGCTCGACGCGCCGGCGGTGGTGCTGGTGCCGATCGGGTTCGTCTCCGACCACATGGAGGTCGTCTACGACCTCGACACCGAGGCCCGGCAGGTCGCGGCCGAGCGGGGGCTGCCGATGGAGCGGGCGGCGACGGCGGGCACGCACCCGGCGTTCGTGCGGATGGTGCGCGAGCTCATGGACGAGCCGGAGCCGGTGCCGTGCCCGCTGACCTGCTGCCCCGCCCCCGTCCGGCCCGCCGCCCGCCAGGCTCGGGAGTCTCAGGCATAGGTGCGGGCGTACGCCTCGGCGATGCCCATGACCTTGTTCACGTAGTCCCACGAGTGGTTGTAGAACCAGATCGCCTTGCGCAGCTTCTCGCCGCCCTTGCCGGCGCCGTTGGCGCACAGGTAGTTGGCGGCTCCGGGCACCGCGTCGTACGGGCTCCAGATGTCGGCCTTGCCGTCACCGTCGCCGTCCACGCCGTACGCCTTCCAGGTGGCGGGCATGAACTGCATCGGTCCGAGCGCGCCCGCGCTGGAGGGCCCGTTGTTGCGGCCGTGCGAGCTCTCCACCTGGCCGATCGCGGCGAGCACGGTCCACGACAGGCCGGGGCAGCGGGTGGCCGACTGCTTGTAGAGGTCGAGGTAGCTGGTGGGCCGGTTGGCGGCGACGGGGTTGTGCGGCTGCCGGTCCTGTTGCCGGCTGGTCCGGGGCTTGGGGGCCGCGGCGGTGAGCGAGAGCACCTGGGCGCCCGAGCCGAGCAGCCGCCGCACGCTCGCGGGGCTGATGTCCGGCCTGGTGCCGTGGAGCAGCACCGCGACCCCCTTCGCCAGGCCGAGCCTGCCGCCCAGTTCGGCGCTGACCAGCCCGTCGATGCCCTTGAGCCCGAGCGGCGCCGAGGCGGCCAGGCGCAGCCTCGGGCCGCCATCGATCTGGTAGTCGGCGCCCAGCACCAGGCCGAGCCGCCGCGCGGCCGCCGACTCGGCGACGAACTCGCCCCTGGCCAGCGCGCTCCACACGGCCGGCTGGTCGGCGACCGCCTTGGGCGTCCAGGAGCGGAACTCGGCGGGGTCCACGGCGAGCAGGTTGAGTGCGGTGCCCGACACCTTGACCGTGCCGGCGTCGACCACGGTGATCTTCTGCACGTGCCTGATCCCGGACAGCGCGTGGCGGGTCCGCTTGAGCACCTCGCCGCGGGCGATGGCGAGCACGTGGGGCGGGGTGGGGGTGACACCGGGGCCGCCGGCGCCGAAGTCGGCGGCCCGGTCGTTGACCGGGGCGGTGGTGGGGACGAGCCGGTCGAGCCGCTCGGGCTGCCGCTGCGGCTCGGCCCGGCGTAAGGGCTGCTCGGGGGTCTCGCGGGCCGTGCGGAAGAGGTCGTCTCCCACGACCACCGCCACCGCCCCGCCGGCCACGGTCAGCACGACCACGGCGGCGACCATGAGCAGCACGGCGCGCAGCGAAGGAAGACCTGGCACTCGCGAAAGGTTAGCGGAAACAGCGGGAAAACCACTTGCCGTTCGGACATACGGCACGTAAAGGTAAGCACGTAGTGTGACAGGAGGAAAGTACGTGGTCGGGCCTTACCGGGGGTTGTTCGACGGGCCCGGCGTCAAAGGGTTCGTGCTGGCCGGGTTCATCGGCCGGATGCCGATGTCCATGCTCGGCATCGGCATCGTCCTGCTCATCACCGCGCTCACCGAGTCCTACGCCATGGCCGGCGCGGTCGCCGCCACCACCAACCTCGCGTTCGCGGTCGCCGCCCCGCTGTCCGGCCGGCTCGTGGACCGGTTCGGCCAGGCCCGGGTGATCGTGCCGTTCGCCGTCGTCAACGCGCTCGCGCTGGCCGGGCTCATGCTGTGCGCCCGACTGGACCTGCCCCAGTGGACCCTGTACGCCGCCGGCCTGCTGGTGGGCGCGACCTCCCTGTCGCTGGGCTCGATGGTGCGGGCCCGCTGGAGCGCGCTGCACGGCGGCTCGGCCCGGCTGCACACCGCCTTCGCCTTCGAGTCGGTGGCCGACGAGGTCATCTTCGTCACCGGCCCCGCGCTGGTCACGGTGCTGGCCACCGCGATCAACCCGTACGCGGGGCTGCTGGTCGCGCTGGTGTCCATGCTGGGCGGCTCGCTCGCGCTGGCGGCCCAGCGGCGCACCCAGCCGCCGGTGCGGGCGGACCGCGGCGGTGGCGGCGGCACCCCGATCCTGATCCCCGGCATCGCCCTGCTGTCATGCGTCTACCTGGCACTCGGGGCGGTGTTCGGTTCGGTCGACCTGATCACGGTGGCGTTCGCCGAGGAGGAGGGCGTCAAGGGCGCCGCCGGGTTCCTGCTGGCGGCGTTCGCGGGCGGGTCGATGGTGTCGGGACTGTGGTTCGGGTCACGGCGCTGGCGGATCTCGCTGCGCGGGCGGTTCGTCCGGGCGCTCGGCGTGTTCGCGGTGGGGCTGCTGCCGATCGCCTTCATCGGCGACGCGCGGGTGATGGCCGTGGCGCTGTTCATGGCGGGCCTGGCCATCTCGCCGACGCTCATCACCGGCTTCTCGCTGACCGAACGGCTGGTGCCGTCGTCGCTGCTCACCGAGGGCATGGCGTGGATCTCGACCTCGATCGGGCTGGGCGTGTCGATCGGCGCGTGGGCCGGCGGCCGGCTCACCGAGGCGTTCGGCGCGTCCAACGCCTACGGCTTCGCGCTGGCCGCCGCGGCGGTCGCCGTCGTTGTGGGTGTCGGAGGTTCGGGTTTGCTGAGGATTCCCGACGCGGCTTCACCCGGCAAACCCTGATCCGCTACGGTCGAGACATCCCTCGCAACACCCTTCACATTGGATACGACTAGTATGTCCCGACAAAGCAGTTCACTCCTGGCCATCGCGGCTGTCACGCTCGCCCTCATCCCGGCACCCGCGCTGGCCGACACCACTCCTCCCCAGGGCGGCAAGGCGGCCGCCACGAAGAAGACGGCCAAGGCCGTCGACTGCACGCAGGTCAAGTGCATCGCACTGACCTTCGACGACGGGCCCGGCAAGTACGCCGGCACCCTGCTCGACACGTTGAAGAAGTACGACGCCAAGGCGACGTTCTTCCTCGAGGGCCAGTACGTGAAGAGCCGGCCCTCCTTCGTCAAGCGCATGGTGCAGGAGGGGCACGACGTAGGCAACCACAGCTACAAGCACCCCAAGTTCACCGAGATCGAGCCGTGGGCCATCCGCAGCGAGATCCAGAAGACGCAGGACGAGATCAAGAAGGCCGCGGGCGTCGAGCCCAAGCTCCTGCGCCCGCCGTACGGACTGGCCGACCTGC from Nonomuraea muscovyensis includes the following:
- a CDS encoding sensor histidine kinase; amino-acid sequence: MISPHSERKATRVQAPPPSGPPAWDGPPPPTHNPLQRTARERVRELPAKVSIRWRLTLTYSGLFLVAAGVLLFSIYLIVGSAIDEAWLPLDLTDLGLDPRDELQAQLQWKAAQQYAVRSARETLVRSSILALVGVGILAVILGYFVADRALRPVAKMNTTARKLSDSNLAHQRIDLQGPDDELKELADTFDDMLTRLNVAFDTQRRFVANASHELRTPLTINRTVLEIALSDPEASEDLKALGRTLLEVNARNEKLIEGLLLLARSERELAVRKPLDVKDVARTAVEQVAPFAAEHGVTLTTDLVSAPTVGDPVLLERSVSNLLENAVKYNIPENGKVWLRTGMVDGALVVQVANTGQHVPAYEVNSLFEPFRRLHADRVDSAKGAGLGLSIVRAVVQAHGGNVTAVPRDGGGLVVTIRLPSR
- a CDS encoding response regulator transcription factor, encoding MRVLVVEDERVLADAIATGLRREAMAVDVAYDGGGALERTSYIDYDVIVLDRDLPVVHGDEVCRRLVAQRTASRILMLTASGDVDDKVEGLGLGADDYLAKPFVFVELVARVRALGRRSAPALPPVLERGGIRLDPGKRLVERDGREINLTKKEFAVLEELMRAEGAVVSQEDLLDKAWDENIDPFTNVVRVTMMTLRKKLGDPQVIETVPGVGYKL
- a CDS encoding inositol monophosphatase family protein, whose amino-acid sequence is MMAHRTESTDAAGFLRLAEDIAREAGDMLLAKRPSMSTASGDIETKSSPTDVVTALDKASEQLIRARIQQARPGDRILGEEEGEAGGDSAVRWIVDPIDGTVNFLYGLPEWAVSIAVEVAGRIVAGVVNVVPRGEVFTAALGAGAHLKTAGLGVETLRCNTGVPLGRALVATGFGYAAGRRAVQGEVVAAVLPRVRDIRRGGSCAVDLCSVAAGRVDAYYERGVNRWDHAAAGLVASEAGARMGGLNGEPAGSGLVLCAAPGLFEELHDLLVPLDPERDA
- a CDS encoding S9 family peptidase, yielding MSAFNDIRDYVAVPRVLSLKLAPDGSRLVSAVQSLNPDGRSYGTALWAIPLDGEPHRLTRSAKGESAAEFTAAGDLLFTSARPDPTVKDATDEVPALWLLPRAGGEARQVACRPGGVSAVRTAGDVVVFASDVLDGEAEAEEQRRKARKDAGISAILHESAPVRYWDHDLGPGRTRLFAARLGADRLEDVRDLTPDPGEGLRDVSFELTPDGSTVVATWRVHLPLGQFRTELVAIDVASGERRVLFTDDRNDFTGPLAVSPDGGRVACVRDRHTDLDVSARSELWIGDLATGEGAAHAPDLFPMDLAWAPDSSAVYLAADHQGRRPVFRVALDGQVTRLTTDDSAYLGLNPSPDGRFVYALRSAVDRAPGPARVDTATGEIADLSSPAPRPEVPGALTEISATTDDGATVRGWLVLPEGASAEHPAPLLLWIHGGPVASWNDWQWRWQSWIMAQRGYAVLMPDPCLSTGYGQDMIDRGWGDWGPRTMADLDAIVDVAVARDDVDGERLGAMGGSYGGYMANWVAGHSDRYKAVVTHASLWHLDQFAGTTDVAMYWQREFGEPGSERYAKLSPHHSLDRIRTPMLVIHGDKDYRVPIGEGLRLWWDLQRTGAEAKFLYFPDENHWILKPGNVVAWYETVLAFLAQHVLGQEWKRPDSVA
- a CDS encoding ferrochelatase — encoded protein: MGNYDALLVLSFGGPEGPGDVMPFLENVVRGRGVPRERLLEVAEHYQGFGGISPINQQNRDLVEALRPVAGVPVYWGNRNWRPFGEDTVRRMRDDGVRRAAVFATSAFAGYSGCRQYYEDIARISVEGGPELVKMRHFGDHPGFVEAMADHTRQALARLGRDDARLVFTAHSIPVGMARSAGPEGGLYEAQLRRSAELVNEALGRGEPWDLVWQSRSGPPQVPWLEPDVCDHLSKLDAPAVVLVPIGFVSDHMEVVYDLDTEARQVAAERGLPMERAATAGTHPAFVRMVRELMDEPEPVPCPLTCCPAPVRPAARQARESQA
- a CDS encoding lytic transglycosylase domain-containing protein, whose protein sequence is MPGLPSLRAVLLMVAAVVVLTVAGGAVAVVVGDDLFRTARETPEQPLRRAEPQRQPERLDRLVPTTAPVNDRAADFGAGGPGVTPTPPHVLAIARGEVLKRTRHALSGIRHVQKITVVDAGTVKVSGTALNLLAVDPAEFRSWTPKAVADQPAVWSALARGEFVAESAAARRLGLVLGADYQIDGGPRLRLAASAPLGLKGIDGLVSAELGGRLGLAKGVAVLLHGTRPDISPASVRRLLGSGAQVLSLTAAAPKPRTSRQQDRQPHNPVAANRPTSYLDLYKQSATRCPGLSWTVLAAIGQVESSHGRNNGPSSAGALGPMQFMPATWKAYGVDGDGDGKADIWSPYDAVPGAANYLCANGAGKGGEKLRKAIWFYNHSWDYVNKVMGIAEAYARTYA
- a CDS encoding MFS transporter — protein: MTGGKYVVGPYRGLFDGPGVKGFVLAGFIGRMPMSMLGIGIVLLITALTESYAMAGAVAATTNLAFAVAAPLSGRLVDRFGQARVIVPFAVVNALALAGLMLCARLDLPQWTLYAAGLLVGATSLSLGSMVRARWSALHGGSARLHTAFAFESVADEVIFVTGPALVTVLATAINPYAGLLVALVSMLGGSLALAAQRRTQPPVRADRGGGGGTPILIPGIALLSCVYLALGAVFGSVDLITVAFAEEEGVKGAAGFLLAAFAGGSMVSGLWFGSRRWRISLRGRFVRALGVFAVGLLPIAFIGDARVMAVALFMAGLAISPTLITGFSLTERLVPSSLLTEGMAWISTSIGLGVSIGAWAGGRLTEAFGASNAYGFALAAAAVAVVVGVGGSGLLRIPDAASPGKP
- a CDS encoding polysaccharide deacetylase family protein, giving the protein MSRQSSSLLAIAAVTLALIPAPALADTTPPQGGKAAATKKTAKAVDCTQVKCIALTFDDGPGKYAGTLLDTLKKYDAKATFFLEGQYVKSRPSFVKRMVQEGHDVGNHSYKHPKFTEIEPWAIRSEIQKTQDEIKKAAGVEPKLLRPPYGLADLQVTEVAAEFDMPVILWTAGSRDWDTKNAEAIKKATLEVAERDGIILMHDWVKQTVEAMPSIVKTLQGRGYHLVKVSDIVKKHDLKPGDVFPLPQGWEN